GGGAAGAGCTCGACCAGGCGGCGCTTGATCGGCGCGGGGCACGGCGCGCCGGCGTGGCGACGAGCCGGAACGACGAGAGGTCCGGCACGCCGACGCGGTCCCAGTGGGCGAAGAGGCGCTGCAGGTGGGTGGGCACGCAGAACATCGTGGTCGGGCTCACCACGAGGTGGACGTCGTCGGGGACGAAGCCCCAGAGTCGGCGAGCAGCGCCAGCACCAGGTCGACGTACGACGGGGAGCCGCACCCGTCGGGGGACCGGCGGGTGCCGCTGCGAGGTGGTGCTGGTCAGGCACTGCGTCAGCGGAGCACCCGCAGCCACCAGCGGACCACGCGCTTGTTGCCCGCCTCGTCGCGGACCACGAGCACCACCCGGTGGCGTCCGGGGGCCAGGGTCCTCGACGTCGCGATGAGGAGGCCCTTGCGGGTCACCCGCACGTCCGCCGCGGACCGGCCGCCGAAGCGCACCGTCACGTCGCTCGCCCGGAGCTGGTCATGGCGGTCGCTGATCCGCGCGCGGACGGTCGGCGTCCGGTCGCGGGTCGGCTCGCTCCCGGAGACCACCGTGACCTTGGGCTTGCCGCGGTCGACCGTCCAGGTGCGGACCGCCGGGCTGGCGTCGGTGTTGCCCGCCGCGTCGGTGGCGCGCACCTTCAGCTCGTGCTCGCCCTGGCCGAGCCTGGTGAACGTCTTCGGTGACGAGCACGCCGCCCAGGCTCCGCCGTCCAGGCTGCACTCGAACCTGCTGCCGGGCTCGGTGGAGACGAAGGCGAACGTCGCCGCCCGCCCGCGGCCGTGGCCCTTCGGACCACTGGTGATGGTGGTGTCCGGGGGAGTGGTGTCGCCCGGAGGGGGCGGGCCGTCGCCGGTGACGACGATCTCGACCGTGTCGGTGACCGTGTCGGTCCCGTCCGCGCTGCCCACCGTCACCGTGGCCCGGTAGGTGCCGGGCGTGGCATAGGTGTGCGTCGGGTCAGGACCCTCGGCCTTCGCGCCGTCACCGAAGTCCCACGCGTAGGTGAGCCCGGCGGTGCTCGGGTCGAGGTCGACGCAGCCGATCCGCCTGGCCGGGTTGTCCGGGTCGTGGATCACGATGGCGACGGCGTCGGAGTCGGCACGCTGGTCGCTGGTCACCACCACCTCGCCGCTGGCTCCCTCCGCATCGCTGGTGAACGGCAGCCAGATCTCGTTGTCCTCGCTGAAGGGGAGATCGGTGTCGAAGCGGAAGTGCGCCCCGCCGTTGCCGTCCGCGCACGACTGCTCGTGCACGTGCACCATGTGGGCGGCCGAGGGCTTGAGCCCGGTGACGTCCAGCGTGGTCACCGTGGTGTCCCGCGAGCGGACCATCGAGGCGGTGCCGGACAGCTCGGGGTAGGTCGTGGTGCCGTCGGCGAAGGCGGTGAGCTCACCGCCCGTGGTGACCGCCGTGGCGAAGTCGACCTCCAGCGGGGCGCTGCCCCTCGCGGGTGTGGCGCTCGCCTCGACGTCCGGCAGCGCGTCGACGCTGATCTCGACGCTGTCGCTGCCCTCGTTGCCGTCGGGGTCGGTCACGGTCAACGTGGCGGTGTAGCTGCCGGAAGCCGTGTAGACGTGGTTGAGCGGCGGCTTGGGGCCGGTATACGTCGTCCCGTCCCCCCAGTCCCATGTGTAGGTCAGCGGACCTCCCTGGTCGTCGATCGCGTTGATGGTGAACGCGACGGGCAGCGGAGCACGGCCGCTCGTGGGAGTGGCCGAGACGCTGACGCGCGGCGCCTCCCCGGTGACCGAGATCTCGAACTCCTCCTCGTAGGTCCCGCCCTTGCCGTCGCTGACGGTCAGGGTCGCGACGTACCTGCCGGGGTCGGCGTACGTCACGTGGGCGTGCGACTGCGTCGACTGGTCGGACGGCTGGTCGCTCTGGCCGAAGTCCCACAGGTAGGTGAGGGCGTCGCCGTCGGCGTCGCTGGCGCGGGCCTCGAAGTGGACGTAGAGCGGGGCGGGCCCGGTGCGCGGCGAGACGAACGGCTCGGCCGTCGGAGGTTCGTTGTCCTCGGCGGGCTCCTCCACGACCACCGTGCCGCGCATGGTGGCGCCGTGGATGCTGCACCAGTACTCGTAGGTGCCCGGGCGGGTGAAGGTGTAGCGCACCGGCGCGCCGTTGGCGTCGCGGTACTCCTGGAGGGGCGGGGACCACGTGTCGGCGGTGTCACGCGAGGTCAGGTCGTGGCCCATCGTGGCCCGGTCGAACTGCCACTCGACGGTGTCGCCCACCTCGACGGTGACCGTCGACGTGCCGGTCTGCTCGGCGACCCACTGGTTGTCGGTGGCCGTGTCGACCGCGTCGACGACGAAGACGTCGCCGCCGGCCGGCTCCTCGACCACCACCTCGACGGTGTCCTCACCCGTCTGGCCGTCGGGGTCGGTGACCGTCACGGTCGCCGTGTAGGTGCCGGGATCGGTGTAGGTCCAGCTCGCGTCCGCGCCCGTGGCCGTGTCGTCCTGGGTGCCGGCCACGCCGAAGTCCCAGGTGTAGGTGAGGTCCCCACCCTCCGGGTCGGTGCCCTCGGCGCGGAAGTCGACGTCGAGCGGCGCGGTGCCGGAGGTCGGCTCGGCCGTGGCGGTCACGGTCGGGTCCTCGCCCTCCTGGACGCCCGACCAGCGGAAGAAGTCGAAGTCCGCGACGGGGCCGCCCGCCGCGCCTCCGGTGAGTGCCATCACGCCGACGCGGGGGTTGCTGATCCCGGCCAGGGCGCGCGGGTCGCCGACCTCGGTGAACTGCTCGCCGTCGGTGGAGTACCACCCGCGCAGCTGGGCGCCGTCGGAGGTGAAGCGCAGCCAGAACGTGGTGGGGAAGCTCGTGGGCAGGAACGGCCCGTCGAAGCTGCCGCCGCCGGTGTTCCAGTTGCCGCTGAAGTCGAAGTCGCTGTTGCTCGGGCTCGACGAGCGCAGGAACTCGATCCACTCCCGGTCGCTGCCCTTGTCGACGAAGGTCAGCTTCGCGAAGCCGGAGCCGCCGCTGCCGGCGACCACCAGCCCGGCCTGCTGGCCGGCGTCGAGCGGGTCCCAGGTGAGCTTGGTCGTCGCGGTCCACGGGCCCTCGGGTGCGGCCTGGGTGATGATGTTGGGGGTGTCGTTGTACTCGCCCGGTCGCGCCGTCAGGTGCAGCGCGCCGTCGGAGACGTCGTACGCCGTCTCGTCGGGCCGGCGCACCGTCCAGTGGCAGTTGTCGAGCAGATCGGTGTCGTTGAACTCGTCGGAGCGCTCGGGCTGCTCGCACGGCGGCGCCGGCTCCTCCGACCGCATGCCGGAGACCGCGAAGACGTGAAGCTTCGGGTCGACCGGCAGGGTCAGGGTGTCGGGCTGCTTGCCGGCCGCGAGCGGGATCGGCTGGGTGAAGATCATGACCCGCGGCGAGGTGTCGCCGCCCCCGTTGTGGCGGTAGGGCATGTCGATGGCGATCTCCTCGCCGAACTTGGGCGCCACCGCCCAGTCGGTGAACCGCAGCGGCACCTGGACGGTCGTGCCGTCGTTGTAGGCGAGGGTGGCGTCCTTCTGCACGTCGCCGTTGTGGGCGGTGGCCAGGACGCTGAGCTGGTCGTAGGTGCCGGTGGGCAGGGTGATGACCTGGCCGTCGGCCTCGACGTTGTTGAGCCTCCCGTCGGCGGGGCTGCCGAAGTCGTAGTCCACGCCGTTGAGCCGCACCGGGCCGCCGTCCTCCTGCACGGCCTGGGGGAGGAGCTCGGCGGCGAAGGTCCACCCGCCGCCGTCGAAGTTGCCGTCGCCGGGGTTGGCGTCGGTGGAGATGCCGTCGTTGTTGAACAGCTCGGACAGGTCGGCCACCGGGCGGCACTCGCCGTCGGCGAGCACCTCGATGCGCACCGAGCTCGTGCCGGTGTTGCCGTCGGGGTCGGTGGCGGTGACCGTGGCGGTGTACTCGCCCGCCTCCGTGTAGGTGTAGGTGGGCGACTGCTCGGTGGAGGTGTCGTCGTCGGTGCCGTCGACCCCGAAGTCCCAGCGCCAGGTGACGGACTGGTCCTGCGGGTCGGTGGCCGAGGCGTCGAAGTCGACCTCGAGGGGGAGCACGCCGCAGCGCGGGGTCGCGGTCGCCGTGGCGACCGGGTCGACCAGGACGGTGATCTCCTCGGTGGTGCGGGTCAGGCCGCGGTTGCCGTCGGCGTCGACGGGGGTCACCTCGGCGGTGAAGGTGCCGCCCTCGGTGTAGGTGTGCGAGACCTCGCCCGCGCCGGTGACCGGGTCGGAGCCGTCGCCGAAGTCCCACTCGTAGGTGATCGCGTCGCCCTGGCGGTCGATGCCCTCGGCGGTGAAGTCGACCTCGAGCGGTGCGGCGCCGCGCACGGGCTCCGCGGTGAGCGTGTTGACGAACGGCTCCTCGACGTCGAGCTCCCGGATCTGGATGTTGCGGAAGCTCACCTCGTCGGCGTCGCCGTGGTTCTGCAGGCCGACGTAGCCCTCGGTGCCGCGCGAGCCGTCGGAGGTGTACTCGTTCACCACCTGGCCATTGAGCGTCATCGTGTAGGTCTGGCCCTCGACCCGGATCTCGTAGTCGTTCCACTCGCCGACCGGCTTGGCGTTGCGCGCGTCCTCGCGGTCGAAGTTGTAGACCGAGCCGGTCTTCTGCGGCTCGTCGCCCGGCTGGCCCTCCTTGATCTGGATCTCGTGACCCTCGTCGACGGCCACCCACGGGTCGGTGCCCGGGTCGGGGAAGCGGGTGAAGACGCCGGAGTTGTCACCGTCGTCGGACAGCTTGAACTGCACCTTGAGCACGTAGTCGTCGAAGGTGCGCTCGGAGTACCAGAACAGGCCGAGGCCGCCGCGGCTGGTGAGCGCGCAGTCCTCCACGGTGAAGCCGCCGGGACCGGCCTGCTTCCATGCCGACGCGTCGGTGCCGTCGAAGAGCAGCTCGTAGCCGTCGTCCGCGGTGGGCGCACTGGCGCAGGGCTGCCGCACGATGACCTCGACGGCACGGCTGGTGGACTTGCCGGTCGCGTCCTCGACGGTCAGGGTCGCGGTGTAGGTGCCGGTCTCGGGGTAGGTCCACGACGCGGTGGGCGTGGTGGCGGTGTCGTCGTCGGTGCCCTCGACGCCGAAGTCCCATGCGTAGGTGATGGCGTCGCCGTCGGGGTCGCTGGCCTCGGCCGCGAACTCCACCTCGAGCGGCGCGAGTCCGTCGGCGGGCGTCGCGGTGGCGGAGGCGATGACGGGGGAGGTGTTGCCCGCGACGCCCTTGCCGGCGACGGAGAACTCGTCGAAGTTCATCTCGCCGTTGCCGGAGTAGACGAAGTAGAGCGGACGCCCGCCCGGGTCGGCGTCTCGGGCGGTGATGCGCGCGCTGACGGTCTTGTAGAAGTACTGGCCCTCGGTGCCCCCGGCGAGCGGCACGGTGGCCACGACGGGACCGTTGGCCGCGCCCGCACGCACCGCGATGGTGGCGCCGGCCTGCGGTCCGCCGGAGTAGCGGATCGACACGTCGGTCATGTTGACCAGGCTCATCGGGTCGAACATCACCCAGTCGCCGTTGCCCATGCCCGTGATCAGGCCGCCGCCGCCGGGTCGGGTGCCGGACTTGTCGTCGTAGCCGGTGTAGCCGACGCCCTGACGGTTGGTCGCGTGCTCGGCCTGGCGCAGCTTGGGCTGGAGGATGACCGTGTCGCTGCCCTGCAGCGGCGCGTTGGCGCCGTCGTTGGCGCCGCCGTCGCGGTAGGTGGCGATGAGGACGCCGTAGGTGTTGGCGTCCGGGCCGTGGTCGCCCGAGGCGGCCGTGCGGATCGTGCCCTCGCAGCCGGTGACCGACAGGTTGGGGTGGACGTGGATGTCGTGGCCGAGGCCCTCCTGCACCACGACCTCGCTGCAGTCGACCGTCTCCTCGGCGTCCTGCACGTCGACGACGAACGGGATGTCGTCGCCGGAGGCGTAGAACCCGCCGTCGGCGGGCAGCTCGATCGTCACCTTCGGCGCGGTGTTGCCGACGTTGATCACGACCTGCGACGTGGCGGACTTGCCGGTCGAGTCGGTCACGGTGAGCAGCACCGTGTAGTCGCCGGGGGTGTCGTAGGTGCGGGAGGGGGAGGCGTCGGTCGAGTCGGTGTCGCCGTCCCCGTCGAGGTCCCAGGCGTAGGTGACGGCGTCACCGTCGGGGTCGCTCGTGCCCGCGCTGGTGAACTGGACGGCCAGCGGCGCCGGCCCCTCGGTCACGTCGGCGCCGGCGCGCGCCACCGGGGCGGAGCCGTTGATGGCGTAGTCGATGCGGACGAGCTTGGTCTGGGGGGAGCCGGAGAAGAAGCCGGTGCCGTACTCGAGGACGTACATCGAGCCGTCGGGGCCGAACTCGAGGTCACCGGGGGCGACAAACCCGTCCATGAAGTCGTTGATGGCGGTGATGTTGCCCGCGGCGTCCATCCGGACCTCCTTGATCCAGCCGCGGCTCATCTCCGACATGAAGTAGGAGCCCTCGTAGTCGGCAGGGAAGGCGGTGTCCTTGGCCGCGGTGTTCTGCGACTGCCGGTAGACCTGGCCGCCCGTCGGGGTGGCGCCCTGGACGGCGGCGTACTTGTAGGGACCCACGTCGGAGTAGGGGATCCACGCGTCGGTCATCGGGGGCAGGGTCTGCAGGCCGGTGCTGTTGGGCGAGTCGTTGACGCCCGTCATCGCGTCGGGGTCGTCGCAGGGGAAGCGCTTGGGGCTGCCGTCGGGGTTGGTGCGGTAGCGGTTGGCCACGAAGTCCCAGTCGACGTACGCGCCGCCGAAGTCCATCTTGGTCAGGTCGGGGCCGACCTCGCCGCCACAGTAGGGCCAGCCGCCGTTCATCGCGACCTCGGTGCGGTTGAACTCCTCGAAGTGGCGCGGGCCGCGGTTGGGGCTGTTGACCCGCGAGTCCGGACCGACCTCGCCCCAGTAGAGCGCGTCGGTGTCGGGGTCGACGCCGAGGCGGTAGGGGTTGCGCAGGCCCATCACGTAGATCTCGGGGCGGGTGCGGGCCGGGTCGGCGTCGGGGTAGAGCGCGGACGGGTAGGCGCCGCCCTCGCCGAACAGGTTGCCGTCGGGGATGTCGTAGGAGACGCCGTCACCGGGGGTCGGGTCGACGTCGCCCGCGTCGTCGTCGCGGGGGACGACCCGCAGGATCTTGCCGCGCAGGTCGTTGGTGTTGGCCGAGGACTTCTGCGCGTCGTAGTCGGAGCGCCCGGGCCGTTCGTCGTGGGGGGAGTAGCCGTCGTTGTCGGAGGAGGAGGTGTTGTCACCGGTCGCGAGGTGGAGCACGCCGCCGTCGCCGAACTGCAGCGAGCCGGCGGAGTGGCAGCACACGTTGCGCTGGGTGCCGACCTCGAGGATGACCTTCTCCGACGACTTGTCGATGAACGTCTCGCCGTCCTCGTCGGTCTCGACCGTCAGGCGGGAGAGCCGGTTGGCGGTGAGCGAGGCGGGCAGCGGGGCGTAGTAGACGTAGACCCAGCCGTTGTCGGCGAAGGCGGGGTCGAGCGTGATGCCCAGCCCGCCGTCCTCGAGGCCGCTCCACACCCCGAGGCTGGGGTTGTTCATGATGATCTCGATGCTGCCGTCGGCCGGGTCGTACATCGAGATGTCGCCGGCGCGGGTGATGAAGAAGACCCGACCGTCCGGCGCGACGGTCAGCTCCATGACCTCGCCGAGGCCGGTGCCCTGGCCGAGGACGACCTTCTGGAACTTCGTCAGGTCGGGAGCGGCAGCGCCCGCCGCCCTCGTCGCCGCCGGCGCGCGGGCGCCCGCGTCCTTCGCCCCCTTGCCGGGGGCGGGGGAGCCGTCCCCGCGCTCGGCGGCGGCCGGTGGCGCGACCGGGTCGGGCACCGCGGCCATGACCGGGGCGGTGAGGCCGAGGGCCAGCGCCAGGCCGGTCACCAGGGCGAGCAACGAGACGACGAGCTGACGAGACCGCTGGTGCATGGCGGGCCTTCCCACAACCGAGTTCGGGGCGCCGCAGGGCGTCGCGCCCTGTGACCTGTGTCACGCTAGAGCCGACTTTTGCGTGACGTCAAGCAAAAGATGATTTCGTCTCGCCGGAACGGGCCCCGCTGTCGCGAGCCGGTCGCCCGTGGCAGGAATCGTGATACTGGTTGATTTCCTGCCACCGGGGGAGCAGGCTGGCGGCATGAGGAAGGTCGCAGCCGTGGTGCAGGACGGCGCCGAGCCGTTCGGCCTCGGCTCGATGTGCGAGGTGTGGGGCGAGCCCTACCACCCCCAGGACGACAACCCCGTCTTCGACTTCGTCGTCACCACGCCACGACCCGGGCGGGTGCGGGGCGCGACGGGATACGACCTGCACGTCGAGCACTCCCTCGACGACGCCGCCGACGCCGACCTGGTGTGCCTGATCCCCAAGCGCGGCTACCTCGAGCCGTCGCCGGAGGTCGTCGAGCTGGTGCGGGGCGCGTACGACCGGGGCGCGCAGGTGTTCGCCCACTGCACCGCCGCGTTCATCCTCGGCGAGGCCGGCCTGCTCGACGGGCGGCGCGCGACCACGCACTGGCGCTATGTCGACGAGCTCGCCGCCCGCCACCCCGAGGCAAGCATCGACGGCAATGTCCTCTACGTGCAGGACG
The sequence above is drawn from the Nocardioides sp. zg-1228 genome and encodes:
- a CDS encoding PKD domain-containing protein, with the translated sequence MHQRSRQLVVSLLALVTGLALALGLTAPVMAAVPDPVAPPAAAERGDGSPAPGKGAKDAGARAPAATRAAGAAAPDLTKFQKVVLGQGTGLGEVMELTVAPDGRVFFITRAGDISMYDPADGSIEIIMNNPSLGVWSGLEDGGLGITLDPAFADNGWVYVYYAPLPASLTANRLSRLTVETDEDGETFIDKSSEKVILEVGTQRNVCCHSAGSLQFGDGGVLHLATGDNTSSSDNDGYSPHDERPGRSDYDAQKSSANTNDLRGKILRVVPRDDDAGDVDPTPGDGVSYDIPDGNLFGEGGAYPSALYPDADPARTRPEIYVMGLRNPYRLGVDPDTDALYWGEVGPDSRVNSPNRGPRHFEEFNRTEVAMNGGWPYCGGEVGPDLTKMDFGGAYVDWDFVANRYRTNPDGSPKRFPCDDPDAMTGVNDSPNSTGLQTLPPMTDAWIPYSDVGPYKYAAVQGATPTGGQVYRQSQNTAAKDTAFPADYEGSYFMSEMSRGWIKEVRMDAAGNITAINDFMDGFVAPGDLEFGPDGSMYVLEYGTGFFSGSPQTKLVRIDYAINGSAPVARAGADVTEGPAPLAVQFTSAGTSDPDGDAVTYAWDLDGDGDTDSTDASPSRTYDTPGDYTVLLTVTDSTGKSATSQVVINVGNTAPKVTIELPADGGFYASGDDIPFVVDVQDAEETVDCSEVVVQEGLGHDIHVHPNLSVTGCEGTIRTAASGDHGPDANTYGVLIATYRDGGANDGANAPLQGSDTVILQPKLRQAEHATNRQGVGYTGYDDKSGTRPGGGGLITGMGNGDWVMFDPMSLVNMTDVSIRYSGGPQAGATIAVRAGAANGPVVATVPLAGGTEGQYFYKTVSARITARDADPGGRPLYFVYSGNGEMNFDEFSVAGKGVAGNTSPVIASATATPADGLAPLEVEFAAEASDPDGDAITYAWDFGVEGTDDDTATTPTASWTYPETGTYTATLTVEDATGKSTSRAVEVIVRQPCASAPTADDGYELLFDGTDASAWKQAGPGGFTVEDCALTSRGGLGLFWYSERTFDDYVLKVQFKLSDDGDNSGVFTRFPDPGTDPWVAVDEGHEIQIKEGQPGDEPQKTGSVYNFDREDARNAKPVGEWNDYEIRVEGQTYTMTLNGQVVNEYTSDGSRGTEGYVGLQNHGDADEVSFRNIQIRELDVEEPFVNTLTAEPVRGAAPLEVDFTAEGIDRQGDAITYEWDFGDGSDPVTGAGEVSHTYTEGGTFTAEVTPVDADGNRGLTRTTEEITVLVDPVATATATPRCGVLPLEVDFDASATDPQDQSVTWRWDFGVDGTDDDTSTEQSPTYTYTEAGEYTATVTATDPDGNTGTSSVRIEVLADGECRPVADLSELFNNDGISTDANPGDGNFDGGGWTFAAELLPQAVQEDGGPVRLNGVDYDFGSPADGRLNNVEADGQVITLPTGTYDQLSVLATAHNGDVQKDATLAYNDGTTVQVPLRFTDWAVAPKFGEEIAIDMPYRHNGGGDTSPRVMIFTQPIPLAAGKQPDTLTLPVDPKLHVFAVSGMRSEEPAPPCEQPERSDEFNDTDLLDNCHWTVRRPDETAYDVSDGALHLTARPGEYNDTPNIITQAAPEGPWTATTKLTWDPLDAGQQAGLVVAGSGGSGFAKLTFVDKGSDREWIEFLRSSSPSNSDFDFSGNWNTGGGSFDGPFLPTSFPTTFWLRFTSDGAQLRGWYSTDGEQFTEVGDPRALAGISNPRVGVMALTGGAAGGPVADFDFFRWSGVQEGEDPTVTATAEPTSGTAPLDVDFRAEGTDPEGGDLTYTWDFGVAGTQDDTATGADASWTYTDPGTYTATVTVTDPDGQTGEDTVEVVVEEPAGGDVFVVDAVDTATDNQWVAEQTGTSTVTVEVGDTVEWQFDRATMGHDLTSRDTADTWSPPLQEYRDANGAPVRYTFTRPGTYEYWCSIHGATMRGTVVVEEPAEDNEPPTAEPFVSPRTGPAPLYVHFEARASDADGDALTYLWDFGQSDQPSDQSTQSHAHVTYADPGRYVATLTVSDGKGGTYEEEFEISVTGEAPRVSVSATPTSGRAPLPVAFTINAIDDQGGPLTYTWDWGDGTTYTGPKPPLNHVYTASGSYTATLTVTDPDGNEGSDSVEISVDALPDVEASATPARGSAPLEVDFATAVTTGGELTAFADGTTTYPELSGTASMVRSRDTTVTTLDVTGLKPSAAHMVHVHEQSCADGNGGAHFRFDTDLPFSEDNEIWLPFTSDAEGASGEVVVTSDQRADSDAVAIVIHDPDNPARRIGCVDLDPSTAGLTYAWDFGDGAKAEGPDPTHTYATPGTYRATVTVGSADGTDTVTDTVEIVVTGDGPPPPGDTTPPDTTITSGPKGHGRGRAATFAFVSTEPGSRFECSLDGGAWAACSSPKTFTRLGQGEHELKVRATDAAGNTDASPAVRTWTVDRGKPKVTVVSGSEPTRDRTPTVRARISDRHDQLRASDVTVRFGGRSAADVRVTRKGLLIATSRTLAPGRHRVVLVVRDEAGNKRVVRWWLRVLR